The nucleotide window TTAAAGGAAAAGCGGCAGATTGTAAAATCTGTTTTGGCGCGTCTGCCACAGCACTTTAACGTGGCGGTGGCGGAGGTGGCGCACCAGGATGTGTGGCAAACGGCCGTTATCGCCCTGGCCACCGTCGGCAATGATACCGGTTATCTACATGGTCTGCTGGAAAAAGCTGTCGCCTGGTTGGAAAACAGCCGCCCAGACCTGCCCATTGACGCTTACCGCATTGAGTTTCTCTAATGGAACCAACGGTGGCGCAAAAGCGTAATACCTCTATGTTTATCCACAAACGGCTTCTACTCATACTCATCCTGCTGCCTATGCTCTGGTGGGGCACGGCCGTCTCCCAGGCGCAGCAACCGCCAGACAACGGCCTCACCCTGGCGGCCAGCGCCGGTTATGATGGCGTGTACAAGTCTGATTTTTGGGTTCCGGTAGTCATTACCGCCGCCAATACCGGCCCGGCCGTTGAAGGCGAACTGCGCATCGCCGTTGGCAGCGATACCAACGGCGACCGTGTCGTCTATGCCGCCCCCATCAGCCTGCCCACCCAATCGAACAAGCGGGTGACGATGTACGTTTCCCTGCCCCGCTTCACCAGCGAAATTCAAGTAGTCTTGCAAGACGCCAACGGCCGTTTTCTACTCAGCGCCACCAGTAACAAACTCAACCAACTGGCTGTGGATGGCATCCTTTACGGCGTTGTCACCCCGACGCCGGGCGACCTCGATTTCCTGCAAAGCGTCACCGCCAGCCGCCCGGAAGCGGCCGTCGCCTACCTTTCCCTGGATGATCTGCCCGACCTGTCTCCGGCCTGGAACGCTCTGGATGTCCTTGTCTTGCACGATGTAGATAGCAGTCAGTTGACCCCGGCGCAGCAGACGGCGCTGACCGCCTGGGTGGAAACGGGTGGGCAGCTGCTTGTCGCCGGCGGGCCAGGCTGGCAGAAAACGGCCGTCCCCCTGGCCGATTTCCTCCCCGTCAGCCTCACCGGCAGCGAATCGGTGGCCGATTTGCCGGCGCTCAGCGCCGCCGCCGGCCATCCCTTCCGCGACCCTGGCCCCTATTTTGTCACCAGCAGCAGCCTGCGCCGCGGCGAGATGCTCTGGCGGCAAGACGCTTTGCCGCTGTTGGCGCGCCAGCCCCAAGGGCTTGGAGCCATCTACTTCCTGGCGCTGGACCCCAGCCTGGCCCCCCTGTTAGATTGGAACGGCAGCCCGGTACTTTGGGCCGAGGTAGCCAACCGGCTGCCGCCGTTCTCCCCCTGGTCGGTGGGAATTCGTAACAACTATGCGGCAAATACGGCCGTTGGCAGCCTCCCCTCCCTGGCCTTACCTTCGGTGTTGCAGCTGGCTTTCTACCTGCTTGTTTACGTGGTGGTCGTTGGGCCGGTCAACTACATCGTTCTCAAGCGGCGCAACCGGCGCGAACTCGCCTGGCTCACCATTCCAGCCCTCGTCCTCCTATTTAGCTTTGTCGCTTATCTCACCGGTTTCCAGATCAAAGGCAATACCACCATCATCAACGAAATGTCCGTCGCCTACGGCTCGGCCGACAGCCCGGCGATGCGTGTTCATTCCGTTTTGGGTCTATATTCGCCACGGCGCGGCAGCTATGATGTGGTCTTGCCGGCCGGCGCCATGGCCCGGCCGCTGCTTACCGGCTTTGGCGAAGCGACCAACGTGGGGGCCATCGTCCGTGGCAGCGAGGTGATTTTGCGTGATGTGCGGGTGGACGTCAGCGACGTGGAAAGTTTCGCCGCCGACAGCATTCAGCCGGCCCTGCCCATCACGGCCGACGCCGCGCTGCAAATTGCCGACGGCCGTGTGGAATTGGCCGCCACCATCCGCAACCACAGCCAGATGACGCTGCAAAATGTGACGCTGCTGATGGGCGGTACGGCCGTTGCCCTGGGCGACCTGGCGCCAGGCGCAGAAGTGAACCGCTTGGAAGTGTTGGGTGTGGCCTCCACAGTCACCGGGCTGCCGGCTTTCAGCTTTGGCCCCAGTTTCGGTTCGCCGCTGCTGATGAACGCCGAAATCATTTTAGGAACCAGCGATTACTACAATGACCGGCAGGCGTTCCCGCGCTGGCAGTTGTTGCAAGCGATGGAACAAGAAAACTCAGGCGTCACTACCCAGGTTGCGCCGACGGTCACATTGGTGGCCTGGACCGATGGGGCTTATCTGGATGCAGCCCTGGCGGTGGGGGAGAACGGCCGTACCGCTACCACCCTTTACCTCATCGAGATCCCTCTGGCCGAACAATTTTCTGGCGGCCAGGTCACCGTCCCTTCCACACTGCTAAACTGGGAGATTGTCGCCGATAACGGTCTGTATGCGCGCAGCATCCAAAACGTCTACCTGCCGCCGGGCGTCTGGATGGAGGTGGTCTACCGCCCCTGGCCGGAATTGGCGAATCTGGCGGTGACGGCGCTGAGCGTGCAGTTAGAGCCGAGCGCCTCTGGCAGCAGCCCGACGCCGGGCATCCAATTGTGGGACTGGTCGGCCGGCTCCTGGACAACCATCACCGACGCCGCCTGGGGCACAACGGCCGTGCCCAACGCCCAACGCTTCATCGGCGACAATAACGCCGTCCAACTCCGCCTGGAGAACAAAAGCGTGGGCGGCCTGGACCTGGGTGCTGTGTATCCGGTGTTGGTGGGGGAGTTACGGCCGTAATCAATCAAGACCAGGCAAATCAAACTATGTCAACAATCATCGAAATCCAGGGTTTAACCAGACAATACGGCGAACTGACGGCGCTAAACGACCTGAACTTAAAGCTGGAAGAAGGCGACGTGTTCGGCTTTATCGGTCCCAACGGCGCGGGCAAAACCACCACCATGCGCATCCTCACCACGCTGCTTAAGCCCACCAGCGGCAAAGCATGGATCGCCGGGCACTCTGTCACCGACGACCCGCGCAGCGTGCGCCGCGTGATTGGCTACATGCCCGACTTTTTTGGCGTCTACGACGATATGAAGGTGTGGGAATACCTGGATTTTTTTGGCGCTTGTTACGACATTCCTCCGGCCACCCGCGCCGGGATGATTGACGATTTGCTCGCCCTGGTGGACCTGGGTCACAAAAAAGAAGCCTATGTGGAAAGCCTGAGCCGGGGCATGAAGCAGCGCCTTTGCCTGGCCCGCACCCTGGCCCACGATCCGCAAATCCTCATCCTGGACGAACCGGCCAGCGGCCTGGACCCGCGCGCCCGCATTGAGATGCGCGAACTGCTGCGCGAGCTGAAAAACATGGGCAAAACCATCTTCTTCTCCTCGCACATTTTGTCGGAAGTGGCCGATATTTGCACCAGCATTGGCATTATCGAGGCCGGGCGGCTGATCGCCCACGGCGACATGGCCGAGATGAAACGGCAGCTTCGCGCCCACCGTCTCGTCCAGATGCGGGTGATGGGCGAGACGGGACCGCTGCAAGCCTTGCTGCTGGGCCGCGCCGACATCCACAACATCACCACCCACAACGAGGCGGATCTGCCACCGGACACCATCCGCGTAGATTTTGCCGGCGACGATGCGGCTCTAAGCCGCTTGCTGACCGACGTGATAGCGCGGGGCATTCCTTTGTTGGGCTTCCACGAAGAAACAGGTGATCTGGAAGATGTTTTCCTGCATGTGACGCAGGGGATTATCAATTGAAGTGGTGGCGGCAGTGGCAGGCGCTGCGGAGCAATCCTGTGTATTTGCGGGAGCGGGGCGGTTGGGGCAATCCCAATCCCTTTTACGCCCAACTGACCCGCTATTCGCCGTTTATGATCATTGGCGCCATACTATTTGGTTTTTGCGCCGGGGCTTTGAACCCCGCGCTGCTTTCTGGGGACGATGGCTTGTTGGCGGCGGCCTGCTTTTTGTGTTTGCCCGGTTTTTTGTTAACGGCCGTTTCCCTCTACGGTCAATTTATGGCCCCGGCGCTGACAGCCCCCACCATCAGCCAGGAGCGGGCGCAGGGAACCTGGGACATTTTGCGCCTGACGCCGATGCCGATGTCGGTGATTTTGTGGGCCAAACTGTCCGGCGCGTTGTCGCGGCTGCGCATCTGGCCCGCCTTGTTTGCCCTCAGCTTGCTGCAAGGGGGCATACTGGCGCTGTCTATCAGCCTGTTTGGCGGCTCGCAGGCAGCCTGGGGCTGGCTGTTGGGCCTGGCGACGACGCTGCGGCCGTGGCTGGAAGTGATCTTGGCGGCGGTGATAGGGCTGTATATGTCTACTGTCGTTGAGTCGGCGATGATGGCGTTGGTGGCGGCGTATACGGCCGTTGTGCTGCTGAAACTGTTTAACAACAGCGCCCTCTGGCTGGCAATTTTGTTTTATACAGAAGCGGGCGAAACGGCCGTCATGCTCTTGCCCACCGTTGGGCCGTTGGTGGTGAATGGGCTGCTGGTAACGGCCGTAGCCATCGGGCTGACCCAACAAGCGAAAAAACTAAATTATGCGTAGCGAGCAGTGAGTGGCGGCGCGGGTATCACCCGCCAGCCGCCCCGCCGCCAACTACCGGCAACAACCTATGAGCGAACCAACGCAACAACCTAAAAATTGGCGGCAATCTGTGTGGCGAAATCCGGTGACGATGAAGGAGCTGCGCAGCCGGATGCGTGGCCGGCGCGGCTTTGTCGTGCTGACGGCCTATCTGTTGGCGATGAGCGCCTTCATCACCCTCATCTATGCCGCCTATGCTTCGGCCGCCAACGGACCCTATGGCCCCGATTCCCGACAGGCGGGCAAGGCGGTTTTTGCCGGGGTACTAACCGTCCAGGTCTTTTTGGTCATTTTTGTCGGGCCATCGTTCACTGTGGGGGCCATCAGCGGCGAAAAAGAGCGGCAGACCTATGATCTGCTGCGCACGACGCTGCTTTCGGCCAATACGCTGGTATTGGGCAAACTCATTTCAGCCCTCAGCTATGTTTTTTTGCTCATCATCGCCTCCATCCCGCTGCAAAGCATTGCCTTTTTGTTGGGCGGCGTGGCGCTGGTGGAACTTGTTGTATCGCAGGTTATCATTCTGATGGCGGCCATCACCTTTGCCTTGTGGGGGCTGTATTGCTCCAGCGCCCTGCGCAGCACCCAGGCGGCCAGCGTGGCCACCTTTGCCGGGGCGCTGTTTATGATTGCCGGTATTCCCTTTCTGGTCTTCTTGTTCACCTTGTTTGCCAGCCCCATTATGAGCGGCATGTCTCTGAGTTGGGCGGGCGAAGTGGCCTTGTTGTATCTGGGACTGCTGTTGGCGGCGACGAATTTACCGGCAACGCTGCTGGTGAGCGAGGTGATGCTGTTGGAAGAAGATGCCATTTTCTTTTTCCAGACGACGGTGTCGGGCAGCCCTAAACTGTGGTTCCCGTCCCCCTGGCCTATCTTTTTGCTGCTTTACAGCTTGCTGGCTGTGCTTTTATACTGGTTAAGTGTGCGCCGTGTGCGGCAAATTGCGGATAAGTGATGAACGCTTCTTTTCAAGACCTGGTAACACAACTGCGCCGTTGGCACGGCCGTCGGCGGCTACGTGATGGGCTGTTGTGGCTGCCACAAGGGCTGCTGGTCGGGCTGCTGCTGGCGTTGTTGCTGGCGGTGGTGGCCCGGTTACGGCCGCTGCTGGACAACCAACAACTGGCTTATGCGGCCGCCGGGTTGGGGTTGGCCGGTTTGCTGGTTGGCCTGTTGATCGTGTTTGGCCGCCGGGTTTCTTTGCCGCAGCAGGCGCGGTTTGCCGACCGGCAGTTTGGGTTGAAGGAGCGGGCGGTAACGGCCGTCGAAATCCATCACGGCGCGTTAACCGTCCCGCCGGACATCGCCCGCCAGCAGTTGGAAGACACGGTAACGGCCGTTGCCCGCGTAGACGCCGCCCGCCAGCTGCCGCTGCAAATCAACCGGCGCGATTGGTTCTTTCTGCTCATTTACGCCACACTGCTCCTTTTGTTTATCCTGCTGCCCAATCCCCAGGAAACCCCGCTCAAAAAGGGGCGGGCCATCCAGCAAAGCATCGCCGACCAGATTACCGCGCTGGAAGCGCTGCAAGCCGACATCCGGCAAAACGAAGCCCTCAGCGACGAACAGCAGGCTGAACTGCTCCAACCCATCGAAAACGCCCTGGAAGCCCTGAACGCCGGCAATGCCTCCCAGGAACAGACCATCGCCACCCTCTCTGAAGCCGAAGCCGATCTGCGCCAACTGGCCGCCGACAACGACACCAGCGCCCTGCGCCAGCGCTTGCAAGAAGCGGGCCAGCCCCTGGCCGAAAACAGCACCGGGCAGCAGTTGGGCCAAAGCCTGCAAGCGGGCGATTTATTCAGCGCCGCCGCCGCCGCCGCTCAACTGGCCGACAGCCTGCCCGCCCTCAGCCAGGCGGAGCAGCAGGCGCTGGCCGCCGACCTGGCGCAAACGGCCGCTGCCCTGCAAGGCATAGACGACCAACTGGCGCAGCAGTTGGCCGAAGCTGCCCAATCTTTGCAAAATGGCGACACTGCCGCGGCCCAGGATGCGCTGCGCCAGGCGGCCGGAACGCTGCAACAGCGAGCGCAAGAAAACGCCGCCGCGCAGCAGGCCCAGGCCGCCGCCGGGCAGTTGGCCCAGGGGCGGCAAGAAGTGGCCCAGGCCGGGCAAACCGGTCAGGGGCAGGGGCAGCCAACGGCCGAAGGCGGCCAGACCGGTCAGACCGGGCAGAACCAGGGAACTGGACAAGGACAAGGCCAGGGCCAGGGCCAGGGACAAGGCCAGGGTGATGGTCAGGGTGATGGTCAGGGCCTGGGCGCGAGCAGCGAGCAGGGAACCGGCAGCGGTGGCCCTGGGCCGGGCGGCGGCCATGCCGAAAATATCTTTGTGCCGGAATTTCGCGGCCTCAGCGACCAGCCGGGCATTGATGTAGAACTACTGGCCGCCTGCCGGGCCAACCCGGCCAACTGCGGCGCGCTGCTCAGCGAAAGCGCCACCGAATTTCGCGCCCAGGGCAGTTCTGTGCCTTATTCCCAGGTCTTTGGCGATTATCGCAACGCCGCTTCGGAAGCCCTGGCCGGTGACTACATCCCCTTGGGCATGAAGGGCTACATCCGCGACTATTTTTCTTCGTTGGAGCCGTAGCCGGCGGGCTGCGGCGCAGCTTTGGCTGAGGGGGAGGTAAACAGGACGGCCGTTTCATTGCTTAATTCTCCTCCTTACCATACAATAGTTTCCAATCGCCCGATCACAGTGTTGGTCGGGCATTTTTGCGTCAATTTTCAATACACACGGCCGTCAAAATAAATCGGTTCAACTGGGAAACCGGGTTTACCCGGCGTTGTTTCATTGCCCGGACGTTCATGTCTGGCAGCCGACGGCCGTATGATAAGGTAAGAGTCATGTTACAACCCAAAAACGACATTCGTAATATCGCCATCATCGCCCACGTAGACCACGGCAAAACCACGCTGGTGGATGGCATGTTGCGTCAGGCCAACGTCTTCCGCCAAAACCAACAAGTCACCGAGCGTATCCTCGACTCCAATGACCTGGAGCGCGAACGCGGCATCACCATCCTGGCAAAAAACACCGGCATCGTCTACAACGGCATGACCATCAACCTGGTAGACACCCCCGGCCACGCCGACTTTGGCGGCGAGGTGGAGCGGGTGGTGAATATGGTAGATGGCGTGCTGCTGTTGGTGGACGCGGTAGAAGGCCCCATGCCCCAGACCCGCTTCGTCTTGCGCCAGGCATTGCAGCGCGGCCTCCAGGTTATCCTGGTGGTCAACAAAATAGACCGGCCCATGTCGCGGCCCGAATATGCCGTCAACGCCACCTTCGATTTGTTCATAGACCTGGAAGCCAGTGAAGACCAGGCCGACTTCCCCGTTGTTTACACCAAAGCGTTGGAAGGGCGGGCCGGCTATTCCCCTACCGACATGGCCGATGACCTGTCGCCTTTGTTCCAGACCATTATTGACCGCCTGCCGCCCCCCATGGTAGATGAAGACGGGCCAACCCAACTGCTGGTGACGACGCTGGAATACAGCACCTACGTCGGCAAAATTGCCATCGGTCGGCTGACCAGTGGGACCATTCGCGCCGGCCAAACGGTGGCCCACATCACCGCCGAAGGGGAACTGCGCCAGGGCAAAGTGACCAATGTTTATCTGTTCCGCGACTTGCAGCGTGTGCCCCACGATGTGGTTCACGCCGGCCATATTGTGGCGGTGGCCGGCATCCCGGACGTGGGCATTGGCGATACGATTGCCGATTTTGACGACCCACGGCCGCTGCCCCCCATCACCGTGGAAGAACCCACAGTGCGCATGACCTTCCGCATCAACGACAGCCCCTTTGCCGGCCGCGAAGGGCGCTATGTCACCACCCGCCAGATCCGCGAACGCCTCGACCTGGAACTGGAGAGCAACGTCGCCCTGCGCGTGCAGGAAACCGACAAGTCCAATGAATTTGTTGTTTCCGGGCGCGGCGAGCTGCATCTGGCGATTTTCATCGAGACGATGCGCCGCGAAGGCTATGAATTTGCCGTCAGCCGGCCGGAAGTTATCTTTAAAGATGGCCCCGACGGCCTGCTGGAACCCATCGAACACATCTTCCTGGAAGTCCACAGCGACTATTACGGCGCGGTCAGCGAAATGTTGGGGCGGCGTAAAGGGCAGGTCATCGCCATTCGTTATGGCGACGATGGCACGGTTTACGCCGAATATCTGGTTCCCACACGCGGCACGCTGGGCTTCCGCCAGCCGTTTCTCACCGCCACACGAGGCACAGGCATCTTCCACACCCTCTTCCACGCCTACGAGGCGTATCGCGGCGACCTGAATACCCAGCCGTTGGGGTCGCTGGTGGCCCTGGAATCTGGCACAGTCACCGCCTACGCCCTGACCAATTTGCAGCAGCGCGGCGCCTTTTTCGTTATCCCGGGCGACGAGGTGTACGCCGGGCAAATTGTGGGTGAACACATCCGCGAGGATGAGCTGGTGATCAATGTCTGCAAGACCAAGCACCTCACCAATCACCGCGCCACGCCCACCGGCATCACCGAAGGGCTGACGCCGCCGCGCATCTTGTCGCTGGACGACGCCATCGAATACCTGGGCGACGATGACTTGCTGGAAGTGACGCCGCAGTCGCTGCGCCTGCGCAAGCGCGACCTGCGCCACGATATGCGCGCCCGCATGGTGAAGCGGGCCAAGATGGCCGTCTGAGCGGCGATGGGCCTGGACAACCGGGCTGTTGTCTGCCGGGGCGTGAACACCCCGGCAGAAGAGGGCGCCGGGTAAACCCGGCTTTTATAGACATTCAGATGATGATTTTGGGTAGGGCTGGGCCTTGTGCCCGCCCATTCGCCAGAGGGCGACCACGAGGGTCGCCCCTACCAGCCAAAATGTTTTTCTAATAATCTATAGCTCCGTTTACGGGGCGTTTTTTTGTCTGGCGGCTTGAACGCCGGGTGGGCAGGTGGGTAAAATGGGCCGCAGAACGGGCCGCAAAATGGCATATTCACCTTGACGCATTAGAACGTCTGTGCTAATATACTCATGCAAACATACGACCCGATTTGCTCCAAACATCCTCTTCCCCCCCAACACAGCCAACGCCGCGAGGCGCTGGCCCCCCTTCGGCTTCCCCTTTCTTCTCCTCACCCTCCCAACGCGAAAACGGCCGTTTTTCTGAAAAGAGAAACGGCCGTTTTTGCTTTCTCCATCACTCCCCATCCCCCACCACCAAACACGGCCGTCCCCGTAAATACTGCTGGCACTCCGCCGGCGTCAGCTCCCGCGTCGCCCGCGCCAGACCCAGATCAAACAGCGTCGTCAGGTCATCCATCGCCTGAATGATGGCGGTGCTGTCGGCGCTGGCTGTTGCCAGCCGGCCGCCGTCCGGGCTGTAGGCCACGCTTAGCACCGTGGAGGTGTGCCCCACCAGCGTGCGCACCGCCTGCCCCGCCTCCACCAGCCAGATTTTGGTCGCGCGGTCGGCGCTGGCAGTGGCGATGTGCCGCCCGTCGGGGCTAAACGACACACCCAACACCGGCCCGGCATGGCCGGAAAAGATACGCACCAGTTCACCCGTTTGCAGGTCCCACAGCCGCGCCGTGTTGTCGTCGCCGGCCGATGCCAGGAAACGGCCGTCGCCGCTAAAGGCCACATCATTCACCGCGCCCGTATGCCCGGCCAGCGTCAGCAGCAGATCCCCTTCAGCCGACCAGACCCGCGCCAACCCACCGCCGCCGGCCGTGGCGATGCGCGCCCCATCGGCGCTGAAGACAGCCCGATTCACCGCCTGCCCCTGGTTGTCGAAGCGCTGCTGCACGGTGGACCCGGCGTAATCAGCGCCCAGGTCCCACAGGCGGGCAAACCCATCATCGCTGGCCGTCAGCAGCAGACGGCCGTTTGAGCTAAACATCACACTGTTCACCGGGCCGCCATGCACCAACAGCGGCAGCCGCACCGCGCCGGTCGTCAGGTCCCACAGCCGGGCGTTAAAATCATCACTGGCGGACGCCAGCCAGGTATTGTCGCCGTTTAGAGCCACGTCGTTGACCACCTGGTTGTGGTCGCTAAAGGTGTGCCGGCTGGCGCCGGTGGCCGCGTCCCAAACGCGCGCCGTCCGGTCATTGCCGCCGGTGGCCGCCAGCGACCCATCCGGGCTAAAGCTGACGCGCCGCACCGCGCCGCTGTGGTCGGTTAGCAGCAGCAGTTCAAATTCCGGTTCGGCGTTCCAGATACGCGCCGCGCCATCCTGCCCGGCTGTGGCTATCTGCGTCCCATCGGGGCTGTAGGCGGCCGTCTGCAGGCTGCCCGCGCCGCCCGGCAGCGAATCAATCACCTGCCCGCTGTCTATGCGCCATAGTTTGGCTGTGCCATCGGCGCTGGCGGTGATCAGCGCCTGGCCGTCGGGGTGGTAGGCGATGGCGTTGACCGGGCTGGCGTGCCCGGCAAAGGTGTCCAGCCAGCGATTGGCCTCTATATCCCAAATGCGCGCCGTGCCGTTGCCGTTGGCCGTGCCCAACTGCCGTCCGTCTGGGCTAAAAGCGATGGCCTGGATGACCAGCGGCGCGTCCTGAAAAGTGGCCGGTTCGATGGCGCTGACCGACAACCCGTTGGCCGGGTTCCAAAAAATGATCCGGCCGTCGCGCCCGGAGGTAGCCAGCAAACGGCCGTCGCTGCTGTAAGCCACGTCGGTCAGGGCGTCGTTGTGGCCGAAGGAAAGGTAGCGGAAGCTGTAACTGGCGGTGTCCCAAATGCGCAGGGTGGCGTCGTCGTTGGCCGCCGCCAGTTGGGCGCCGTCC belongs to Candidatus Leptovillus gracilis and includes:
- a CDS encoding DUF503 domain-containing protein; its protein translation is MIVATCVITLNLSGVSSLKEKRQIVKSVLARLPQHFNVAVAEVAHQDVWQTAVIALATVGNDTGYLHGLLEKAVAWLENSRPDLPIDAYRIEFL
- a CDS encoding ABC transporter ATP-binding protein; amino-acid sequence: MSTIIEIQGLTRQYGELTALNDLNLKLEEGDVFGFIGPNGAGKTTTMRILTTLLKPTSGKAWIAGHSVTDDPRSVRRVIGYMPDFFGVYDDMKVWEYLDFFGACYDIPPATRAGMIDDLLALVDLGHKKEAYVESLSRGMKQRLCLARTLAHDPQILILDEPASGLDPRARIEMRELLRELKNMGKTIFFSSHILSEVADICTSIGIIEAGRLIAHGDMAEMKRQLRAHRLVQMRVMGETGPLQALLLGRADIHNITTHNEADLPPDTIRVDFAGDDAALSRLLTDVIARGIPLLGFHEETGDLEDVFLHVTQGIIN
- the typA gene encoding translational GTPase TypA, encoding MLQPKNDIRNIAIIAHVDHGKTTLVDGMLRQANVFRQNQQVTERILDSNDLERERGITILAKNTGIVYNGMTINLVDTPGHADFGGEVERVVNMVDGVLLLVDAVEGPMPQTRFVLRQALQRGLQVILVVNKIDRPMSRPEYAVNATFDLFIDLEASEDQADFPVVYTKALEGRAGYSPTDMADDLSPLFQTIIDRLPPPMVDEDGPTQLLVTTLEYSTYVGKIAIGRLTSGTIRAGQTVAHITAEGELRQGKVTNVYLFRDLQRVPHDVVHAGHIVAVAGIPDVGIGDTIADFDDPRPLPPITVEEPTVRMTFRINDSPFAGREGRYVTTRQIRERLDLELESNVALRVQETDKSNEFVVSGRGELHLAIFIETMRREGYEFAVSRPEVIFKDGPDGLLEPIEHIFLEVHSDYYGAVSEMLGRRKGQVIAIRYGDDGTVYAEYLVPTRGTLGFRQPFLTATRGTGIFHTLFHAYEAYRGDLNTQPLGSLVALESGTVTAYALTNLQQRGAFFVIPGDEVYAGQIVGEHIREDELVINVCKTKHLTNHRATPTGITEGLTPPRILSLDDAIEYLGDDDLLEVTPQSLRLRKRDLRHDMRARMVKRAKMAV